The Salvelinus namaycush isolate Seneca chromosome 16, SaNama_1.0, whole genome shotgun sequence genome has a segment encoding these proteins:
- the LOC120061475 gene encoding putative per-hexamer repeat protein 5, with the protein MFFLPAFLNCRFNSLGFIRKHLSDCQHPPSRSYSTGPSSVFSYSTRPSSVFSYSTRPSSVFSYSTGPSSVFSYSTGPSSVFSYSTGPSSVFSYSTGPSSVFSYSTGPSSVFSYSTGPSSVFSYSTGPSSVFSYSTGPSSVFSYSTGPSSVFSYSTGPSSVFSYSTGPSSVFSYSTGPSSVFSYSTGPSSVFSYSTGPSSVFSYSTGPSSVFSYSTGLSSVFSYNTGTGPSSVFSYSTGTGPSSVFSYSTGTGPSSVFSYSTGTGPSRIFSSSTGTGPSRIFSSSTGTGPSRIFSSSTGTGPSRIFSSSTGTGPSRIFSSNTGTGPSRIFSSGTGPSRIFSSGTGPSRIFSSSTGTGPSRIFSSSTGTGPSRIFSSSTGTGPSRIFSSSTGTGPSRIFSSSTGTGPSRIFSSSTGTGPSRIFSSSTGTGPSRVFSSSTGTGPSRVFSSSTGTGPSSVFSSSSRALQSI; encoded by the exons ATGTTTTTTTTGCCTGCTTTTCTCAATTGCAGATTTAATAGCTTGGGTTTCATCAGGAAACATTTATCCGACTGCCAACACCCTCCAAGCCGCTCATACAGTACCGGGCCCTCCAGTGTATTTAGTTACAGTACCAGGCCCTCCAGTGTATTTAGTTACAGTACCAGGCCCTCCAGTGTATTTAGTTACAGTACCGGGCCCTCCAGTGTATTTAGTTACAGTACCGGGCCCTCCAGTGTATTTAGTTACAGTACCGGGCCCTCCAGTGTATTTAGTTACAGTACCGGGCCCTCCAGTGTATTTAGTTACAGTACCGGGCCCTCCAGTGTATTTAGTTACAGTACCGGGCCCTCCAGTGTATTTAGTTACAGTACTGGGCCCTCCAGTGTATTTAGTTACAGTACCGGGCCCTCCAGTGTATTTAGTTACAGTACCGGGCCCTCCAGTGTATTTAGTTACAGTACCGGGCCCTCCAGTGTATTTAGTTACAGTACCGGGCCCTCCAGTGTATTTAGTTACAGTACCGGGCCCTCCAGTGTATTTAGTTACAGTACCGGGCCCTCCAGTGTATTTAGTTACAGTACCGGGCCCTCCAGTGTATTTAGTTACAGTACCGGGCCCTCCAGTGTATTTAGTTACAGTACTGGGCTCTCCAGTGTATTTAGTTACAATACCGGTACCGGGCCCTCGAGTGTATTTAGTTACAGTACCGGTACCGGGCCCTCGAGTGTATTTAGTTACAGTACCGGTACCGGGCCCTCGAGTGTATTTAGTTACAGTACCGGTACTGGGCCCTCCAGGATATTTAGTTCCAGTACCGGTACTGGGCCCTCCAGGATATTTAGTTCCAGTACCGGTACTGGGCCCTCCAGGATATTTAGTTCCAGTACCGGTACTGGGCCCTCCAG GATATTTAGTTCCAGTACCGGTACTGGGCCCTCCAGGATATTTAGTTCCAATACCGGTACTGGGCCCTCCAGGATATTTAGTTCCGGTACTGGGCCCTCCAGGATATTTAGTTCCGGTACTGGGCCCTCCAGGATATTTAGTTCCAGTACCGGTACTGGGCCCTCCAGGATATTTAGTTCCAGTACCGGTACTGGGCCCTCCAGGATATTTAGTTCCAGTACCGGTACTGGGCCCTCCAGGATATTTAGTTCCAGTACCGGTACTGGGCCCTCCAGGATATTTAGTTCCAGTACCGGTACTGGGCCCTCCAGGATATTTAGTTCCAGTACCGGTACTGGGCCCTCCAGGATATTTAGTTCCAGTACCGGTACTGGGCCCTCCAGGGTATTTAGTTCCAGTACCGGTACTGGGCCCTCCAGGGTATTTAGTTCCAGTACCGGTACTGGGCCCTCCAGTGTATTTAGTTCCAGTTCCCGGGCCCTCCAGAGTATTTAG
- the LOC120061478 gene encoding cytochrome c oxidase subunit 4 isoform 2, mitochondrial-like isoform X1 → MVVRVLNLNQMLRLTAGRVGCLLSRRAVVGMTNSGARMSSHSHHEVSDQVDMSQPMYWDRLDTPLPDRAWIDVLDSKDKSLKQKEKGPWTALSKEEKIALYRLKFNHTYPEMKKPSHEWKTVIGGMFIFFGITGLVVFWQGHYVYPPQPHTFGEEWQAKQIQRMLDMRVNPIEGFSAKWDYKNKQWK, encoded by the exons ATGGTGGTTCGGGTCCTAAACCTAAATCAG ATGCTTCGCCTGACAGCAGGACGAGTGGGGTGCTTGCTTTCCAGGCGCGCCGTGGTGGGAATGACCAACAGTGGTGCGAGGATGTCAAGCCATAGCCACCACG AGGTATCTGACCAGGTGGACATGTCCCAGCCAATGTACTGGGATCGTCTGGACACTCCTCTGCCAGACAGAGCATGGATTGATGTCCTCGATTCTAAGGATAAGAGCCTGAAACAGAAGGAGAAGGGGCCATGGACTGCACTGTCCAAGGAGGAAAAAATCGCCT TGTACAGGCTGAAGTTCAACCACACCTACCCTGAGATGAAGAAGCCGTCCCATGAGTGGAAGACTGTGATTGGTGGGATGTTCATCTTCTTTGGCATCACTGGTCTGGTGGTGTTTTGGCAGGGCCACTATG TGTACCCACCTCAACCTCACACTTTTGGTGAGGAGTGGCAGGCTAAGCAGATCCAGAGGATGCTGGACATGCGGGTCAACCCAATTGAGGGCTTTTCTGCCAAGTGGGACTACAAGAACAAACAATGGAAGTAA
- the LOC120061478 gene encoding cytochrome c oxidase subunit 4 isoform 2, mitochondrial-like isoform X2: protein MLRLTAGRVGCLLSRRAVVGMTNSGARMSSHSHHEVSDQVDMSQPMYWDRLDTPLPDRAWIDVLDSKDKSLKQKEKGPWTALSKEEKIALYRLKFNHTYPEMKKPSHEWKTVIGGMFIFFGITGLVVFWQGHYVYPPQPHTFGEEWQAKQIQRMLDMRVNPIEGFSAKWDYKNKQWK, encoded by the exons ATGCTTCGCCTGACAGCAGGACGAGTGGGGTGCTTGCTTTCCAGGCGCGCCGTGGTGGGAATGACCAACAGTGGTGCGAGGATGTCAAGCCATAGCCACCACG AGGTATCTGACCAGGTGGACATGTCCCAGCCAATGTACTGGGATCGTCTGGACACTCCTCTGCCAGACAGAGCATGGATTGATGTCCTCGATTCTAAGGATAAGAGCCTGAAACAGAAGGAGAAGGGGCCATGGACTGCACTGTCCAAGGAGGAAAAAATCGCCT TGTACAGGCTGAAGTTCAACCACACCTACCCTGAGATGAAGAAGCCGTCCCATGAGTGGAAGACTGTGATTGGTGGGATGTTCATCTTCTTTGGCATCACTGGTCTGGTGGTGTTTTGGCAGGGCCACTATG TGTACCCACCTCAACCTCACACTTTTGGTGAGGAGTGGCAGGCTAAGCAGATCCAGAGGATGCTGGACATGCGGGTCAACCCAATTGAGGGCTTTTCTGCCAAGTGGGACTACAAGAACAAACAATGGAAGTAA